The following proteins come from a genomic window of Kitasatospora cineracea:
- a CDS encoding molybdopterin-dependent oxidoreductase: MRRGPFRAGAFRSPARGPRTAVVLGRWLGAALLLCFATGLVSHLLQDPPSRLLAVGLPTRPPWGYRVTQGLHVACGLAAVPLAGAKLWSVYPRLFEWPPARSVRHALERAAVAALVAAVLLELFTGLLNTLQWYPWPFPFRQTHYWTAWTAVGALLVHLAVKAPEIAAHWRRARSVPPAGRRAVLAATAAAVGAVTLTTAGQSVPWLRALDLFAPRRPGAGGSALPVNRTAAQAGTVAVPADWHLTVNGPTPYRLDLAALRALPQTTAVLPIACVEGWSANGQWTGVPLPDLLRRAGLPPGSAVRVTSLEADGPYRTTDVPAPYADHPRTLLALALDGRPLTPDHGFPARLIAPDRPGVLQTKWVTRIDPL, translated from the coding sequence CTGCGGCGCGGCCCGTTCCGGGCGGGGGCGTTCCGGTCTCCGGCCCGGGGTCCGCGCACCGCCGTGGTACTGGGCCGTTGGCTGGGTGCGGCGCTGCTGCTGTGCTTCGCCACCGGCCTGGTCAGCCATCTGCTCCAGGACCCGCCGAGTCGGCTGCTCGCGGTCGGGCTGCCGACCCGGCCGCCCTGGGGTTACCGGGTGACGCAGGGGCTGCACGTGGCCTGCGGTCTGGCGGCGGTCCCGCTGGCGGGCGCGAAGCTGTGGTCGGTGTACCCGCGCCTGTTCGAGTGGCCGCCGGCCCGGAGCGTGCGGCACGCCCTGGAGCGGGCGGCGGTCGCCGCCCTGGTGGCGGCCGTCCTGCTGGAGCTGTTCACCGGGCTGCTGAACACCCTGCAGTGGTACCCGTGGCCGTTCCCGTTCCGGCAGACCCACTACTGGACGGCCTGGACGGCGGTCGGCGCGCTGCTGGTCCACCTCGCCGTCAAGGCCCCGGAGATCGCCGCGCACTGGCGCCGCGCCCGGTCCGTCCCGCCCGCCGGGCGGCGGGCGGTGCTCGCGGCGACGGCCGCCGCCGTCGGGGCGGTCACCCTGACCACGGCCGGCCAGTCCGTGCCGTGGCTGCGCGCCCTCGACCTGTTCGCCCCGCGCCGCCCCGGCGCGGGCGGCAGCGCCCTTCCGGTCAACCGCACGGCCGCGCAGGCCGGAACCGTCGCCGTCCCCGCCGACTGGCACCTCACCGTCAACGGCCCGACCCCCTACCGCCTCGACCTCGCCGCCCTGCGCGCCCTGCCCCAGACCACCGCCGTCCTGCCGATCGCCTGCGTGGAGGGCTGGAGCGCGAACGGCCAGTGGACCGGCGTCCCGCTGCCCGACCTGCTGCGCCGCGCCGGACTCCCACCCGGCTCCGCCGTCCGCGTCACCTCCCTGGAAGCCGACGGCCCCTACCGCACCACCGACGTCCCCGCCCCCTACGCGGACCACCCCCGCACCCTCCTCGCCCTCGCCCTGGACGGCCGTCCCCTGACCCCCGACCACGGCTTCCCCGCCCGCCTGATCGCCCCGGACCGCCCCGGCGTCCTGCAGACCAAGTGGGTCACCCGGATCGACCCGCTCTGA